The segment ATTCTCTGAAAAATTTAGGCCTTGGATTAATACAATTATAGTTTTTACGAATTCAGAGGTAAATTTGCAAATCGAGAAAGCACCAACAGATATAATTAGAGTAGGAGATTTATGTAGAACTATTCAAAATAAGAAAACTAAAATTAAACTTAGTAAAAATGAGGTTGATGAACTTTTTGATATTTTACAAAAAATTGTGATATCTGAAAGAAAAACATCATCATTCGAGGGTGTTGGAGAGAGTTACTGGCTTAAAAATTATTTAAGTTATGCAAGGTTTGGATTCATCTGGGGCATATTTTACGCAATTATTGTTACATTAGTCGCTCAACAATTCAACTTCATAGATTACTGGATGTTTGGTATTTTATTTAATGGTATCATTCTTTTTATTCTAGGTAAATCATTGATTGATCTATTTATGATAAAAGTAAAAAATGATATCTTAAGATTATCTTTAGTCCATTTTATTAGTTATCTGCCCATATTTTTATTCACTGGCTTTTTCTTTACAACTGTTCCTATTAGTGAATATCCTATAGAAAATATTGCCGAATTGGCAATAAGACTCGGGATAGTTGTCTTGACCGTAGTAATTTATAAGATGCTTGGGTGGAAAATGCCCAGTTAGACATTCCGAACTGATTGCGCATAATGGCGTTAGTTCTCCTTACCTCGAAAGTCCCTTCCAACAACTGAAAGGAGTTGAGAGCTGGGACTTTTAGGAATGCAAGGTTCGAGCCGAAGGCGAGAAAGTCGCCGAGTTAGAATTGAGAAAGATTGTGTTATGATCCTCTAATTTTGCCGTTTCAGGGTGCGTAATGCTGGTTTGCCTCTCACTAACGTTCGAGGGAATATAACCTCAATTATGTGTAATCAATGCTCGACATGACAAACTTATTCTTCTTTGATTTCTAACTTAAATCTATCCTGTGATAAAAACCACAGGAATTCAAAATATAATGCAAGGAAATAGATTACAAAAACAACACCCGAACCAGCGTTAAAAGCCGCTTTTAGCCCATAATCCCACATCATATTCAAATTAACAGCACCAATAGTGGAAATGTATAATAAGAAGTATCTTAACAGAGAGTCTTTCAAAAATAGCTTAACTTCTGCTTTCTTTAGCTCAACATTATTAATGGACACACACTCATCAATTTTGCAAGGATAGATTGGAGGCAAGAATCTTGATAATACCTTTGTGATAACGGTTGAATTTCGCAATACTTTCAAAACATCAAAATGATCTCTCATGATGTATTTTGGTTCGTTAAAAAGACTAATAACAACTTCATCACCATTAACTTTTTCAAGTATTATGATTGGTCTGTTGTCTCT is part of the Candidatus Woesearchaeota archaeon genome and harbors:
- a CDS encoding NERD domain-containing protein, which codes for MTTNREIFSRKFANLNRNRGLFLFMFAIFSSAIGLISDFPTALYGLFSGLILLIISLVYFRKYLTWNLGAKGEETVIDELKKLGKNFHIVHDVRLPNIKGNIDHIVIGENGIFVIETKHHRGDIKYENGMWTQEKISLKGKSYLGDFTDPIKQANRNAVKLRQFISEQEIFSEKFRPWINTIIVFTNSEVNLQIEKAPTDIIRVGDLCRTIQNKKTKIKLSKNEVDELFDILQKIVISERKTSSFEGVGESYWLKNYLSYARFGFIWGIFYAIIVTLVAQQFNFIDYWMFGILFNGIILFILGKSLIDLFMIKVKNDILRLSLVHFISYLPIFLFTGFFFTTVPISEYPIENIAELAIRLGIVVLTVVIYKMLGWKMPS